TAATTTTACCGTGGGCAGTTCCAGCTTTTGTAACAATCTTAATCTTTGCGGCAATATTTAATGATGAATTTGGTGCAATTAACACTGATATTTTGCAACCATTATTTGGAATAGCACCAGCATGGCTTAATGACCCGTTCTGGACTAAAATAGCGTTGATTGCTATTCAAGTATGGCTAGGCTTTCCATTTGTATTTGCATTGTTTACAGGAGTATTGCAAAGTATATCTCCTGACTGGTATGAAGCGGCTGATATGGATGGTGCGTCAAGTTGGCAAAAATTCAAAAATATTACGTTCCCACATGTCATTTTTGCAACGGCACCGTTGTTGATAATGCAATATGCTGGAAACTTTAACAACTTTAACCTTATTTACTTATTTAATAAAGGTGGACCGCCTGTACCTGGACAAAATGCTGGTAGCACAGACATTTTGATTTCATGGGTTTATAACTTAACATTTGAATTCAATAACTTTAACATGGGTGCTGTGGTTTCCCTCATTATTGGTTTTATCGTAGCAATTGTTGCTTTCTTACAATTTAGACGCACGAGTACATTTAAAGATGAGGGAGGAATTTAACATGAATAAGAAAAAAACAGTTTTAAAAGCAATAGGAATCTATGGATTTATTGCATTGATGTTTGTTATTATTCTATATCCATTACTATGGACGTTTGGTATATCATTGAACCCAGGCACAAATTTATATGGGGCAAAAATGATACCTGATAACGCGACATTTAAAAATTATATTTATTTACTAACAGATCCGAGCAGTCAATATTTAACTTGGTATAAAAATACATTGATAGTAGCTTCAGCTAATGCTTTATTCAGTGTTGTATTTGTAACATTAACTTCCTATGCGTTTTCTAGATATCGTTTCGTAGGACGTAAGTATGGTTTGATTACATTTTTAATCCTACAAATGTTTCCTGTATTAATGGCTATGGTAGCGATTTACATCTTATTAAATACAGTTGGGTTATTAGATTCATTATTTGGTTTAACTTTGGTTTATATTGGTGGGTCAATTCCTATGAATGCTTTTTTGGTTAAAGGGTACTTTGATACAATCCCTAAAGAGTTGGATGAATCAGCTAAGATTGATGGTGCGGGACATATGCGTATATTTTTACAAATTATGCTTCCATTAGCAAAACCAATTCTTGCAGTAGTTGCACTTTTCAATTTTATGGGTCCTTTCATGGACTTTATTTTGCCAAAAATTTTGCTGAGAAGTCCTGAGAAATTCACATTGGCTGTGGGGTTATTCAATTTCATTAATGATAAGTATGCGAATAATTTCACTGTATTTGCGGCAGGGGCAATGATGATTGCAGTTCCGATTGCTATCGTATTCTTGTTCCTACAAAAATATCTAGTTTCTGGCTTAACAGCAGGAGCTACAAAAGGATAAATGGAATAATAAAAAATAGCCGATTACATCTCTTTTTGAGAATGTAATCGGCTTAAATTCTTTTAATATCAAAGTGATATAACGAATGTTTCAAATGGTTTTATTTCTGATAGGTTAATTTCTGTATCATAATTGTGTAATTTAATGTTATCAAATTGAACATCTAAAGATGTATTCAATTTAGCTGTTTCATCAGTTAGATTACCAACAATTAAGACTTTTTTATCTCCTAGAGTACGAGTATATGCAAAAACTTTTGAGTTTTCTGCATCAACAAGATTGAATTCGCCATAAGTATAAATATCATCTGATTTTTTTAATTGAATTAAATCTTTGTAGAATTGAAGAATAGAGTTAGGATCTGCTTCTTGTTGTTCAACATTAATTTCTGTGTAATTTGGATTTACTGGGAACCATGGGTCGACTTCAGAAAATCCTGCATAAGCACTATTATTCCATTGCATTGGAGTACGTGAATTATCTCTATTTTCCATTCTATGTTTCTCTAACAATGCTTCTGTATCGCCGCCGTCTTCTTTAACTATACGGTATTCATTTTTAACAGAGACATCGTTAAATTGTTCGATACTTGTGAAAGGAAAATTAGTCATTCCAATTTCTTGTCCTTGATAAATAAATGGTGTGCCTTGTTGTAAAAAGTATACAGCTGCATGACTAGTAGCTGATTCATACCAATACTTGTCGTCATTTCCCCAAGTAGATACACGGCGTGGTTGGTCATGGTTTTCAATAAACAAAGCATTCCATCCAGTATTTTCCAATTCCTTTTGCCAACGGTTCAATACATTTTTATAAGACTGGACATCGAATTGAGATTCTCCTGTATTCCACAAACCTAAATGTTCGAATTGGAATATCATATTAAATTTACCATTTTTTCTTCCCACCCATTCATCAGCATTGTATGGGTTTACACCATTTGCTTCACCGACAGTCATAATATCATATTTACTCAACGATTCATCTTTTACTTGTTGAAGCCAATCTTGAAGACCTGGTTGGTTAGTAGCCGCATCATATACTGGCGCATATTTTTTATCTTCTGGAATTGATAAATCACCCATTTCAAATGTTTTCTTTACGTGAGTAATTGCGTCTACTCGGAACCCATCAATTCCTTTGTCAAACCACCAATTCATCATGTCAATAACAGCTTGACGTACCTCTGGATTTTCCCAATTTAAATCTGGTTGTTTTTTACTGAATAAATGGAAGTAGTATTGACCTGTTTTTTCATCAAATTCCCAAGTTGACCCATTAAAAATACTTTCCCAGTTATTAGGTTCTGAACCATCCTCTTTAGGATCAGCCCAGAAATACCAGTCACGTTTAGGATTATCTAAACTAGAGCGGGATTCAATAAACCATGGGTGTTCATCTGAAGTATGATTAACTACAAGATCTAAAATTAATTTCATACCTTTATCATGAACTTTTTCAAGCAACTCATCAAAATCTTCCATAGTTCCGAATTCTTTCATAATGGCATGATAGTCACTGATATCATAGCCGTTATCATCATTTGGAGATGCATACATGGGACTTAACCAAATTACATCTATTCCTAAATCTTTTAAGTAGTCTAATTTTTCGATTAATCCACGTAAATCTCCGATACCATCATTATTTGAATCATTAAAACTACGAGGATAAACTTGGTATGCAACAGCTTCTTTCCACCACTGTTTGTCTTTTACTTCGGTCATTGATATTCTCTCCTTTTATTTAACTATTCTTGCTGTGTTAATAAATGATTTTTAAACAATTAGAAATATCTATAAGAGTTTTTGGTGATATACTTTACAATTTTGCCACCAAATGTAATCGATTACATTTAAAATATAGCAAGTTTTTTCGGTTTTGTAAACGATTACATAAAAGACTAGTTTTAGTATATAATGTAAGTAATTCACTTTGCCTCGAAAAAGTATCAATAATAAAACTTGACATGCAATATAAGGGGACATATTAATAAATAAGAATATTGATATAAGGATAAAGTGATACGAATGACAATTTTCTCAAATAACTACTAAATAAATATTTATGTTATTCAAGGGGGATCAAAAAATGACAAATGTAAAAGACGTAGCGAGATTAGCGGAAGTATCTACAGCGACTGTCTCAAGAGTTTTAACGAATACAGGAAATGTATCGGAGAAAAATAGAAATAAAGTTTTGGATGCTGTAGAAAAATTAAAATATCATCCAAACAGTATCGGTCGACAATTAAGAAAAATGGAAACTAAAACAATTCTAGTAGTGGTGCCTGATATTACAAACTCTTTCTTTTCTAATATCTTGAGAGGTATTGAATATACTGCAGGGGAAAAAGGTTACCAAGTTTTATTAGGCGATGCACAAAATAAAAAAGCAGATGATTATTTTAAATATTTATATGAAAAACAAGTAGATGGTATTATCCTACTCACTTCAAAATTAAGTATTGAAAATTTAAAAGATATTTATAAAAATTTCCCAGTAGTTTTAGCATGTGAAACAATAGCTGAACTAGATATTCCAACAGTTTCAATTAATAATATTGAAGCAGCAGAAGTTGTAACAGAATATCTTATTAATTTAGGTCATAAGAATATTATGCACGTAACAGGACCGTTGGATGGAATACTGGGGAAGAACCGTTTACAAGGTTTTGAAAATATGATGAAGAAACACCAATTAATAAACGGAGAAGATTCTTTCAAGGAAGGAGATTTCTCTTTAGAATCAGGATACAAGATAGGTAAAGAAATTTTAGAGATGAAAGATAAGCCTACAGCTATATTTGCAGCAAATGATGAAATGGCTATAGGAATAATAAAGACATTTAAAAGATATAATGTAAAGGTTCCGGAAGATATTTCTATCGTAGGATTCGATAATATCAAATTAGCAGAAATTGTTGATCCTGAATTAACTACTTATTCACAACCTAATTATCAAATAGGGGAAAAAGCAATGGAATTATTATTAAATATATTAGAAAATTCCGAGCTGAATTCTAATACTATAGTATTAGATGGAGAACTGATTGAAAGAGATTCAAGCATGGCAAAACAATAATGTAATCGTTTACAAATGATATTGCATGTGCTAACATCAAAATGTAAACGATTACATTTGATGAGAGACAGCATTACATATAGAAAATGATTTCACATCAACAGCCTTTGGAGTAATCGTTTACTTCATAGGCTGTTTATTTTTGGGAGGGATATTATGAAAAGTGTGACAGATTTAACGAATGTGCCGGAAGAAAAAACAGAAGAGGAAACGTTAGCTGACAAACTAAATTTGCCGATACTTAAGAAAAGTATAATTTTCGCTATGACATTTGGTTTCTTCGGCGTTAATATGGCTTTTTCACTGCAATCAGCTATGATGGCTAGAATTTTCCAAACACTAGGAGCTAATCCTAATAAGTTAGGATGGTTCTTTATTTTACCACCTTTAGCGGGATTAATAATACAACCATTAATTGGTTATTATTCTGATCGTACGTGGACAAGATATGGTCGGAGAATGCCTTATTTATTAGTAGCAGGCCCAATAGGAGCAATTACTCTTGTAATGCTTCCTAATGCAGGATCATTCGGATTTGGATACGCTTCTTTAGCAGCATTGCTTTTTGGTGCTATCATGACTCTTTTTATGGACTTGACTGCAAACGCTTGCATGCAGCCTTATAAAATGGTTATCGGGGATATGGTTCCTGAAAAACAAAGAGACATGGCTTGGTCATGGCAACAAATTTTCTCTAATTTAGGAGGAATTATCGCAACGCTTTTACCATTCTTATTAACTCTTTGGGGTGTAGCCAATGTAGCACCTAAAGGTGAGGTGCCGTTAACAGTTAAAATTGCGTATTACATTGCAGCGGCTGTACTTTTAATTTCTACAATTTGGACAGTACGTTCAGTTAATGAATACAACCCTAAACAACATGCATATTATCATGGAATTGACGAAAAAAGAGACCGCAAAAACTCATTGAATCTATGGCAACTACTTAAAAAAGCACCTAAGCAATTCTGGCAAATTGCATTAGTAGAATTCTTTATTTGGTTCGCCATTATGTATCTGTGGACTTACACGCCTGGTGCAATTGCACACAATGTGTGGGGCACTTCAGATCCTTCTTCAGCAGGTTATCAAGAAGCAGGGAATTGGTACGGTGTCTTAACAGGGGTACAGTTTGTTGCTTCTATCTTATTTGGTATTGTTGCAGCTTATGCTAAACCACATCAAAGAAAAATGTTACTTCGTTTCGGTTTGATTATGGGTGCAATTGGTTTTATTTCTATTTTCTTTATTCATTCACAATGGTTGTTGATTTTATCATTCGTCTTAATCGGTATTAATAACCTTACAATGAATACACAAGTATTTACTTTACTAACTGAAAATATAGATGGAAATAATGCAGGAGCATATTTAGGTTTGTTTAACTGTGCAATCTGTTTACCACAAATTATTGCATCACTTGCGAGTTTCGCATTATTCCCATTGTTTGGAGAATCAATGCCAAATATGTTGTTATTTGCTGGCGTGATGTTGTTTATTGCAGCAGCGTGTGTTGGATTTATTGATTCAAAATATAAAAAACCAGAAACTAATGCTTAGAAAAAGAAAAGGAGAATTGCTATGAGTTTAAATGTAGGAATTATTGGTTGTGGAGGTATTGCGAATGGCAAACATTTGCCAAGTTTATCTAAATTAGATGATGTTGATATAGTTGCTTTTTGCGACATTGATGTTGAAAAAGCTGAGTTAGCAGCTGAAAGTTATGGAACAGAAAATGCGAAAGTATATAAAGACTACAAAAAATTATTAAAAGATTCTTCGATTGATGTGATTCATGTATGCACACCTAATAATTCTCATAAAGATATTACAGTTGATGCGTTAGATGCAGGCAAACATGTAATGTGCGAAAAACCGATGGCTAAAACTGCTAAAGATGCACAACAAATGATTGATGCAGCTGAAAGAAATAACAAAAAATTGACAATTGGTTATCAGAATCGGTTCAGAGCAGATAGTCAACACTTACACAAAATGACGGAACGTGGTGATTTAGGTGATATCTATTATGGTAAAGCTCAAGCAATCCGTAGAAGAGCAGTTCCTACATGGGGTGTATTCTTGGACGAAGAAAAGCAAGGTGGCGGACCATTAATTGATATTGGGACACACGCTTTAGACTTAACCCTATGGATGATGAATAACTATGAACCAGAATCAGTCATGGGCTCTACTTTCCATAAATTAGGAAAAAAGGAAAATGCCGCTAATGCATGGGGGCCTTGGGATCCTAATAAATTTAAAGTTGAAGATTCTGCATTCGGTTTCATTAAAATGAAAAACGGAGCAACAATTGTTTTAGAATCTAGCTGGGCTTTAAATAGTCTGGATGTAGATGAAGCTAAATGTTCGCTTTCAGGAACTGAAGGCGGTGCTGATATGAAAGATGGTTTAAGAATTAATGGTGAAGATTTAGGAGAACTTTATACTTCTAAAATTGAACTTGATAATCCGGGAGTAGACTTTTATGAAGGCGACAAAGTAGATGAAGCTGTTGAAGAAGCGCGTGCTTGGATTGATAGTATCATTAACGATACAGAAGTAGTGGTTAAACCTAAAGAAGCATTAGTGGTTACTGAAATATTAGAAGCGATTTATGAATCAGCTAAAACAGGGAAAGCAGTCTATTTATAAAAATATAAATAGATTGAAGTCAGAAGGTGTATTAATGACTCAAAAATTAAGAGTAGGCATTATTGGTTGCGGGGGTATTGCACAAGGCAGACATATTCCTAATTTGAAAAAGTTAAGTGGAAGTGCAGAAATTACAGGTTTGTACGATATAAATCAAGAACTTGCCAATAAGGTTGCTGCAGAATATGAAATCGATTTTGTTGCTCATGATATGGATGAATTATGGGATAAAGTAGATGCAGTAGTAATTTGTACTCCAAATAAATTTCATGCTGAAATGAGTATTGCCGCATTAAAAGCAGGAGTTCATGTTTTTTGTGAGAAGCCCATGGCCATGAACGCAAAAGAATGTGACCAAATGATAGCAGCAGCGAAAGAATCGGATAAACTGCTAGCTATTGGATATCATTATAGGTTTACAGAAGCGGCCACTACAGCCAAAAAAGCAATTGAAGAAGGGGTAGTTGGAGTTCCACTAGTGACAAGGGTACAAGCTATGCGTCGAAGAAAAGTTCCGGGATGGGGCGTTTTCACTAATAGAGAATTGCAAGGTGGCGGCAGTTTGATTGATTATGGCTGCCATTTATTGGACTTGTCAATGTGGTTATTAAATAATGCTAAACCTGTAGAAGTAACGGGACGAACTTATAATAGACTCAGCAAAATGCCTAATCAAATCAATGATTGGGGAGCTATTGATAGTGAAACATTTGATGTGGATGACCATGTAACTAGTTATATTACATTTGAAGATGGTGCATCGCTTCAATTTGAATGTTCATGGTCAGCAAATATTAAAGAAGATGGAATGCATTTAAGTATTTCAGGTGTTGATGGCGGTTTAAACTTATATCCGTTTGAAATATACCAACCACGATTTGGGACATTCTTTAATGAACAAGCAAATGTAGCTCATGATGAAGAACAAGCAGCTCAGCGCCAAACAATGAACTTTGTTAATAGCTGTTTAGGAAAAGAAGAGCTAGTTGTACAACCAGAACAAGCAAGACAAATCAATGTATTGATTGATGCAATTTATGAAAGTGATCAAGAACGACGTAGTATTCAATTATAAAGAGAGGATGGTTTTATATGAAAGTCGGAGTATTCACAGTATTGTTTTATGATAGAAATTTTGAAGAAATGTTAGATTATGTTGCAGATGCAGGATTGAAAATGGTAGAAATCGGTACAGGAGGCAATCCTGGGGATAAATTCTGTAACTTAGATGAAATGCTTGAAAGTGAAGATAAGCGTAAAGAATTTTTAGATAAGATTCATAGCAGAGGATTAGAAATCAGTGGTTATAGCTGTCATAATAATCCTATTTCACCTGATTCAGAGAAGGCGCAGGAAGCGGATGAAACTTTGCGTAAAACAATAGAATTAGCAGCATTAACAAATGTTCCAGTAGTTAATACATTCTCAGGAGTTGCTGGTTCAGATGAAACGGCCAAACATCCAAATTGGCCAGTTACACCTTGGCCAACTACTTATTCTAATACTTACAATTGGCAATGGGAGGAAAAATTAATTCCATATTGGAAAGATTTAGCAGAATTTGCTAAAGAAAAAGATGTTAAAATTGCTATCGAATTACATGCAGGCTTCTTAGTTCATACACCATACACATTATTAAAACTGCGTAAAGCAACTAATGAATACATTGGTGCTAACCTTGATCCGAGTCATTTATGGTGGCAAGGTATTGATCCGGTTGCCGCAATTAGAATTTTAGGACGTGAGAATGCAATTCATCATTTCCATGCTAAAGACACTTATATCAATCAAGAAAATGTAAATATGTATGGATTAACAGACATGCAACCGTATGCTGATGTTGCGACACGTGCATGGACATTCCGTACAGTAGGCTATGGACACAGCCCGCATTTATGGGGAGATATCATTAGTACATTAAGAATTAATGGTTATGACTATGTTGTAAGTATTGAACATGAAGACCCAATTATGTCTGTTGAAGAAGGATTCCAAAAAGCAGCCCAAACATTGAATTCAGTGAATATTGGTGAAAAACCAGTTGATGTATGGTGGGCATAGTTATTTAAATGAATAGAGTTGAAAGGAACACCTCAAAAGCTCACGCTTCTAAGGTGTTCCTTCTATTATTATAAAACAATTATTTCTCTTTCGGCCACTCCAAAATATCCAATCGTATTTTTTCTCCAATAAGTTCAATATTATTATCTCTTGTCAGATACGGTAGTATTTTTTCATTCAAATCAGATTTAACGGTACTTCCATCTGAGTAGTAAGCGGGGAAGTAGCAACTTATGACAATCATATCGTTCTCTACGAGCAACTTAGTTTTGGCTTCGAGAGAGCCTTTGAAGAGAGAAATTTCCGCTTCTATCTCACTCAATTTTTCCACTGAATAGTTTCCTTTAAATTCCTCAACATAGTCAGCCAACACTTTATCGCATACGCGTTTCGCACTTTGCCAATCGCTATCCACGGTCAAATGATAATTGACTTCGTGCCAATTAATCTGAGTCAAGTTTGCATAATTGATTAGTGACTTTTCCAGCAAGACATGATTCGGAATGTTAATAACTTTCCCAGTAGGCGACTCGGTTGATAGCCCGGCTGCACGTTCTGCCAATTTAAAATGCAACGGTGAAATCTTAATCACGTCCCCAATGTGCCCATCTATTTCTACACGGTCGTACAAGCGAAAGAGCCGCTTATTTAATAGAAGCACCCATGCCACAAGTTCTACAGCTAACTTCTTCACAGAAAAAACCACGAGCGCCGCAAATAGTAAGACAATCACCATTAATGAATTCATCGCATTAATCCAAGTAGCGGATAGTAAGATAATCGCAATGACGATGATACTGTTCTTAATAGATTTACGTAAAAACCGATAAATCTTAAGGTCAGAGGCATACTTCTTTAAAAAACGTTGGATAATGAGATGTATCCAAATGGAAATTAAAATAATTAAGACGGTGAAGATAACTTTATGAGAAAGATTCGACGGATCATTGAAGCTGCTTTCGATATTTTTAAATAACGAGTGGATGAAATGCTTAATTTGTTCGTCCATACTGATACGCTCCTTTCTGCAGATTCTGGGATAGAAACATGCAATTTACAATTAAACGAAGTATATCAGATGGTGAAATATTATACAAAATAATCCTCTTGGTGTATAAGCTAAGTAATCAATGAAAAAAGCACTTCCTCAAATAAAACGAGGAAGTGCTTTAACTCATTAATAAATAATTCTATTGATTTTTAAGTCCTTGATGTCGAAAATTTTAGGATTATGTTTGACCCCGTAATAATATAAATTCTTCGCAATACTTTGCGCGAGTCGATTGTCATAATGTTTTCCTTTATAAACGATTTCAAATTTGTCGAGTCCAAGCATTCTGTCCATCTCCTTAATCATATTAGGTTTATTTTATGCACGAGAAAGATGTGAGAAACGTTTCATTTTAGAATTCGACCATCTTAAGAACACATTAAGTCTATCCAATATTTGTTGTTATAGATATTGTCTCACTAATAGTTTTAATTAGTGTTATGTAAGTTTATGAATAATGTTAAGTTGGTCACTAAAATTTTATTTGTTATTAATAATTTTATATTGTCCTGTGGACATTATTTGACCAGGTAGAATGTTAAGTTGGATTAGTAGATTGCAGTTTGTAAATGGAGGGGAAATTCATGAAAGATTATAAAGCAGAGTACGTTAAGGATAAAAACGAAATTATAAATGCTATTGAGGTTTTATTAGAGTATGTGCAACAAAATAAATCAGAATTGAAATCGCTAGAAAATATCTCTGAAGTTGAAAGAATTAAAGAAGATTTTTCAAGAAAAGAATTTGAAATTGTGGTAACAGGTGAAAGTGGAGTCGGGAAATCTACATTCATTAATATGCTGGTGAATCGAAATATCCTGCCGAAAAAGCCAACAAAAGTAATGACTTATATCAAACATTCTAATCTTACGCATGGAGTTGAAGGTACAAAACTTCATTTGAAAAATGGAGAAACAAATACAATCAATAATGAAAAATTAAATAGATTGAGTGAAAAAGATTTAAG
Above is a genomic segment from Staphylococcus piscifermentans containing:
- a CDS encoding sugar ABC transporter permease, which gives rise to MNKKKTVLKAIGIYGFIALMFVIILYPLLWTFGISLNPGTNLYGAKMIPDNATFKNYIYLLTDPSSQYLTWYKNTLIVASANALFSVVFVTLTSYAFSRYRFVGRKYGLITFLILQMFPVLMAMVAIYILLNTVGLLDSLFGLTLVYIGGSIPMNAFLVKGYFDTIPKELDESAKIDGAGHMRIFLQIMLPLAKPILAVVALFNFMGPFMDFILPKILLRSPEKFTLAVGLFNFINDKYANNFTVFAAGAMMIAVPIAIVFLFLQKYLVSGLTAGATKG
- a CDS encoding glycoside hydrolase family 13 protein; its protein translation is MTEVKDKQWWKEAVAYQVYPRSFNDSNNDGIGDLRGLIEKLDYLKDLGIDVIWLSPMYASPNDDNGYDISDYHAIMKEFGTMEDFDELLEKVHDKGMKLILDLVVNHTSDEHPWFIESRSSLDNPKRDWYFWADPKEDGSEPNNWESIFNGSTWEFDEKTGQYYFHLFSKKQPDLNWENPEVRQAVIDMMNWWFDKGIDGFRVDAITHVKKTFEMGDLSIPEDKKYAPVYDAATNQPGLQDWLQQVKDESLSKYDIMTVGEANGVNPYNADEWVGRKNGKFNMIFQFEHLGLWNTGESQFDVQSYKNVLNRWQKELENTGWNALFIENHDQPRRVSTWGNDDKYWYESATSHAAVYFLQQGTPFIYQGQEIGMTNFPFTSIEQFNDVSVKNEYRIVKEDGGDTEALLEKHRMENRDNSRTPMQWNNSAYAGFSEVDPWFPVNPNYTEINVEQQEADPNSILQFYKDLIQLKKSDDIYTYGEFNLVDAENSKVFAYTRTLGDKKVLIVGNLTDETAKLNTSLDVQFDNIKLHNYDTEINLSEIKPFETFVISL
- a CDS encoding LacI family DNA-binding transcriptional regulator; its protein translation is MTNVKDVARLAEVSTATVSRVLTNTGNVSEKNRNKVLDAVEKLKYHPNSIGRQLRKMETKTILVVVPDITNSFFSNILRGIEYTAGEKGYQVLLGDAQNKKADDYFKYLYEKQVDGIILLTSKLSIENLKDIYKNFPVVLACETIAELDIPTVSINNIEAAEVVTEYLINLGHKNIMHVTGPLDGILGKNRLQGFENMMKKHQLINGEDSFKEGDFSLESGYKIGKEILEMKDKPTAIFAANDEMAIGIIKTFKRYNVKVPEDISIVGFDNIKLAEIVDPELTTYSQPNYQIGEKAMELLLNILENSELNSNTIVLDGELIERDSSMAKQ
- a CDS encoding SLC45 family MFS transporter, translating into MTFGFFGVNMAFSLQSAMMARIFQTLGANPNKLGWFFILPPLAGLIIQPLIGYYSDRTWTRYGRRMPYLLVAGPIGAITLVMLPNAGSFGFGYASLAALLFGAIMTLFMDLTANACMQPYKMVIGDMVPEKQRDMAWSWQQIFSNLGGIIATLLPFLLTLWGVANVAPKGEVPLTVKIAYYIAAAVLLISTIWTVRSVNEYNPKQHAYYHGIDEKRDRKNSLNLWQLLKKAPKQFWQIALVEFFIWFAIMYLWTYTPGAIAHNVWGTSDPSSAGYQEAGNWYGVLTGVQFVASILFGIVAAYAKPHQRKMLLRFGLIMGAIGFISIFFIHSQWLLILSFVLIGINNLTMNTQVFTLLTENIDGNNAGAYLGLFNCAICLPQIIASLASFALFPLFGESMPNMLLFAGVMLFIAAACVGFIDSKYKKPETNA
- a CDS encoding Gfo/Idh/MocA family protein, producing the protein MSLNVGIIGCGGIANGKHLPSLSKLDDVDIVAFCDIDVEKAELAAESYGTENAKVYKDYKKLLKDSSIDVIHVCTPNNSHKDITVDALDAGKHVMCEKPMAKTAKDAQQMIDAAERNNKKLTIGYQNRFRADSQHLHKMTERGDLGDIYYGKAQAIRRRAVPTWGVFLDEEKQGGGPLIDIGTHALDLTLWMMNNYEPESVMGSTFHKLGKKENAANAWGPWDPNKFKVEDSAFGFIKMKNGATIVLESSWALNSLDVDEAKCSLSGTEGGADMKDGLRINGEDLGELYTSKIELDNPGVDFYEGDKVDEAVEEARAWIDSIINDTEVVVKPKEALVVTEILEAIYESAKTGKAVYL
- a CDS encoding Gfo/Idh/MocA family protein, with the protein product MTQKLRVGIIGCGGIAQGRHIPNLKKLSGSAEITGLYDINQELANKVAAEYEIDFVAHDMDELWDKVDAVVICTPNKFHAEMSIAALKAGVHVFCEKPMAMNAKECDQMIAAAKESDKLLAIGYHYRFTEAATTAKKAIEEGVVGVPLVTRVQAMRRRKVPGWGVFTNRELQGGGSLIDYGCHLLDLSMWLLNNAKPVEVTGRTYNRLSKMPNQINDWGAIDSETFDVDDHVTSYITFEDGASLQFECSWSANIKEDGMHLSISGVDGGLNLYPFEIYQPRFGTFFNEQANVAHDEEQAAQRQTMNFVNSCLGKEELVVQPEQARQINVLIDAIYESDQERRSIQL
- a CDS encoding sugar phosphate isomerase/epimerase family protein, with product MKVGVFTVLFYDRNFEEMLDYVADAGLKMVEIGTGGNPGDKFCNLDEMLESEDKRKEFLDKIHSRGLEISGYSCHNNPISPDSEKAQEADETLRKTIELAALTNVPVVNTFSGVAGSDETAKHPNWPVTPWPTTYSNTYNWQWEEKLIPYWKDLAEFAKEKDVKIAIELHAGFLVHTPYTLLKLRKATNEYIGANLDPSHLWWQGIDPVAAIRILGRENAIHHFHAKDTYINQENVNMYGLTDMQPYADVATRAWTFRTVGYGHSPHLWGDIISTLRINGYDYVVSIEHEDPIMSVEEGFQKAAQTLNSVNIGEKPVDVWWA
- a CDS encoding mechanosensitive ion channel family protein encodes the protein MDEQIKHFIHSLFKNIESSFNDPSNLSHKVIFTVLIILISIWIHLIIQRFLKKYASDLKIYRFLRKSIKNSIIVIAIILLSATWINAMNSLMVIVLLFAALVVFSVKKLAVELVAWVLLLNKRLFRLYDRVEIDGHIGDVIKISPLHFKLAERAAGLSTESPTGKVINIPNHVLLEKSLINYANLTQINWHEVNYHLTVDSDWQSAKRVCDKVLADYVEEFKGNYSVEKLSEIEAEISLFKGSLEAKTKLLVENDMIVISCYFPAYYSDGSTVKSDLNEKILPYLTRDNNIELIGEKIRLDILEWPKEK